One window of Deltaproteobacteria bacterium genomic DNA carries:
- a CDS encoding CoA transferase, whose protein sequence is MEKVKTELRLEDLPGPKSREELEAEKAPFGEYCKGIFDVGNEFVKPAALKGVRWLSCTMYIFTPHAVANLAELGAEVIKIEMPRMGDPMRHTSPFNEAYVFPLHDSRPRTGMGLGCANANVNKYTISLDYHLDEMKEAFYRLVKISDGLTECYRPGTFDRWKQSYRYLQEINPRFIYVWGGGFGYGPKVFGGSYDILGQSHAGLASITGFHEDFGGHTTKATNWCIDWYSGTQITVAVLAALHWRRKTGLGTMIEFSQVQAATRCCGYGVPLYGRFGIVRQRWGNWDTQLCVHGIIICGKSDYPDAKNPQLADEARYVMISAFQDEDFKELCRVIKRNDLFEKYKTHKDRVEAEPQVEIYDELEKWAADKSRSEVVKILEEAGLLAMPILNDEEVYKSDHYHERGTVRWLDDPLYGDLVTHSTYSTGLMSKTPRRKLWEMRPVGADNTKIYHELLGYPMSTVNEWYEKGYV, encoded by the coding sequence ATGGAAAAAGTGAAAACAGAGTTGAGATTGGAGGATCTTCCCGGCCCCAAGAGCAGGGAGGAGCTTGAGGCAGAAAAGGCTCCCTTCGGAGAGTACTGCAAGGGAATCTTCGATGTGGGCAACGAGTTCGTAAAGCCCGCGGCGCTCAAAGGCGTCAGGTGGCTGAGCTGCACCATGTATATCTTCACGCCCCATGCCGTCGCCAACCTCGCAGAGCTCGGGGCCGAGGTGATCAAGATAGAGATGCCCAGGATGGGAGACCCCATGCGCCACACCTCTCCTTTCAACGAGGCCTACGTGTTCCCCCTCCACGACTCGAGGCCAAGGACGGGAATGGGCCTCGGGTGTGCAAACGCCAACGTCAACAAGTACACCATATCCCTTGACTACCACCTCGACGAGATGAAGGAGGCCTTCTACCGGCTCGTCAAGATATCCGACGGGCTCACCGAGTGCTACCGCCCTGGCACCTTCGACCGGTGGAAACAGAGCTACCGGTATCTCCAGGAGATAAATCCCCGGTTCATCTACGTGTGGGGTGGCGGTTTCGGCTACGGCCCGAAGGTGTTCGGGGGATCTTACGACATACTGGGGCAATCACATGCGGGTCTCGCCAGCATCACCGGCTTCCACGAGGACTTCGGCGGACACACGACCAAGGCCACCAACTGGTGCATAGACTGGTATTCGGGGACCCAGATCACCGTCGCCGTCCTCGCGGCCCTTCACTGGAGGAGGAAGACGGGGCTCGGCACGATGATCGAGTTCTCCCAGGTGCAGGCAGCGACCAGGTGCTGCGGATACGGGGTTCCCCTCTACGGCAGGTTCGGCATCGTCCGCCAGCGGTGGGGAAACTGGGACACCCAGCTCTGCGTCCACGGCATCATCATATGCGGCAAATCCGATTACCCCGACGCGAAAAACCCCCAGCTCGCCGACGAGGCAAGGTACGTGATGATCAGCGCGTTCCAGGACGAGGACTTCAAGGAGCTGTGCAGGGTGATCAAGCGCAACGACCTCTTCGAGAAGTACAAGACACACAAGGACAGGGTAGAAGCCGAACCTCAGGTGGAAATATACGACGAGCTGGAGAAGTGGGCAGCCGACAAGAGCAGATCGGAAGTCGTCAAAATTCTCGAGGAGGCAGGGCTCCTTGCCATGCCCATCTTGAACGACGAGGAGGTCTACAAATCCGACCACTATCACGAGAGAGGCACGGTCCGGTGGCTGGATGACCCCCTCTACGGAGACCTGGTGACGCACAGCACATATAGTACCGGCCTGATGTCCAAGACCCCGAGAAGGAAGCTGTGGGAGATGAGGCCGGTCGGCGCCGACAACACCAAGATCTATCACGAGCTGCTGGGATACCCCATGAGCACCGTGAACGAGTGGTACGAAAAGGGCTACGTGTAA
- a CDS encoding MBL fold metallo-hydrolase, translating into MESSKSGNESWKSLSTFFKKTDPFFDKTLFLEGYDISSNVYAITGDYVTIIDPGNDYTVFLDLFSSGFKPSDIRKVVLTHAHYEHVMGLFELMRYPGLAENGGIEVICHESCPAGLREALGSLGPFHSATGVGGGETLNLSGFKLDVIHAPGHTMDSICLYHPASRTLFTGDAVLPYAVASPDPAAGGRIEYQLFSLRSISGMEIDNLLPGHGAPVESEAKKVLLGTYTGIIRKMIGLETAWLEGAAKLAQKGYLVEAMFCCDKELEANENNLMALELKASCLNDLGRFHEATGAFERLLEYRPGSTFALIGKGYAFMGLGRYEESLACFDRALKKDPDSREALMYRGMALYLSGRIDEAMEVANFQEEFVARFKDWVRERDRSPG; encoded by the coding sequence ATGGAAAGCAGCAAAAGCGGCAATGAGAGCTGGAAGAGCCTTTCGACGTTTTTCAAAAAAACCGACCCCTTTTTCGATAAAACCCTCTTCCTGGAAGGGTACGATATCTCTTCCAACGTGTACGCCATAACGGGGGACTATGTAACGATCATCGACCCCGGAAACGACTATACCGTGTTCCTCGATCTCTTCAGCTCCGGCTTCAAACCCTCCGACATCAGGAAGGTCGTTCTCACCCATGCGCACTACGAGCATGTGATGGGGCTCTTCGAGCTCATGAGGTATCCCGGCCTGGCCGAAAACGGCGGCATAGAGGTCATATGTCACGAGTCCTGCCCCGCGGGACTCAGGGAAGCCCTCGGCAGTCTCGGCCCCTTCCATTCTGCAACCGGTGTGGGAGGGGGGGAAACGTTGAACCTGAGCGGGTTCAAACTCGACGTGATCCATGCTCCCGGACACACGATGGACAGCATCTGCCTCTACCACCCCGCGTCCCGGACCCTTTTCACCGGCGACGCGGTGCTGCCCTACGCGGTGGCATCACCCGACCCTGCTGCAGGGGGAAGGATCGAGTACCAGCTCTTCTCGCTCAGAAGCATATCCGGGATGGAGATCGACAATCTGCTGCCCGGCCACGGGGCCCCCGTCGAATCGGAGGCAAAAAAAGTGCTCCTCGGTACGTACACGGGGATAATACGGAAAATGATCGGCCTGGAGACCGCCTGGCTCGAGGGCGCAGCAAAGCTCGCCCAGAAGGGTTACCTCGTCGAGGCCATGTTCTGCTGCGATAAGGAGCTGGAGGCAAACGAGAACAATCTCATGGCCCTCGAACTGAAGGCGTCCTGCCTGAATGACCTGGGAAGATTTCATGAGGCCACCGGCGCATTTGAGAGGCTCCTCGAGTACCGGCCCGGCTCCACGTTTGCCCTGATCGGGAAGGGGTACGCCTTCATGGGGCTTGGACGTTATGAAGAGAGCCTCGCCTGTTTCGACCGGGCCCTGAAAAAAGACCCCGACAGCAGGGAAGCGCTGATGTACCGGGGAATGGCCCTGTATCTCTCCGGAAGGATCGACGAGGCGATGGAAGTTGCCAACTTCCAGGAAGAGTTCGTCGCAAGATTCAAGGACTGGGTCAGGGAACGGGATCGATCTCCCGGGTAA
- a CDS encoding class I SAM-dependent methyltransferase, with protein sequence MTKKGEPVRELYRRIAARYDLLAHLYYLVGFRGRAYRKMAVRDLNLVRGDTVIDIGCGTGLCFSYLQQRVGPEGRIIGVDLSGDMLEKAGERVQKSGWSNVELVERDAAEFDFPGGVAGVVSVFSLRSIDRYEELMRKAALAITPGGRFVVLDLKLPDRSRSWVKRLFLTFAKPFGVGMELAGFRPWEPGQVYFEDTRITPLYFGFAYIFSGRAPTRPERSSRPDCGR encoded by the coding sequence GTGACGAAAAAGGGTGAACCGGTGCGGGAGCTCTATCGAAGGATCGCTGCCCGCTACGACCTGCTGGCCCACCTCTACTACCTGGTCGGTTTTCGGGGCAGGGCCTACCGGAAGATGGCGGTCCGCGACCTGAACCTGGTCCGGGGGGATACGGTCATCGATATCGGGTGCGGGACGGGGCTCTGCTTCTCCTACCTGCAGCAGAGAGTCGGCCCCGAGGGGAGGATCATCGGGGTGGACCTGTCTGGCGATATGCTCGAAAAGGCGGGGGAGAGGGTCCAAAAGAGTGGGTGGTCGAATGTGGAGCTGGTGGAGCGCGACGCCGCCGAATTCGACTTTCCCGGGGGGGTGGCTGGAGTCGTTTCGGTTTTTTCGCTGCGTTCGATAGACCGGTACGAGGAGCTCATGCGCAAAGCCGCTCTGGCTATTACCCCGGGGGGGCGTTTCGTGGTTCTCGACCTGAAACTGCCCGATAGAAGCCGGTCGTGGGTGAAAAGGCTGTTTCTTACCTTCGCGAAACCTTTCGGCGTGGGGATGGAGCTTGCCGGCTTTCGCCCCTGGGAGCCGGGGCAGGTGTACTTCGAGGACACGCGTATCACCCCTCTCTATTTCGGCTTCGCCTACATTTTCTCCGGCAGGGCACCTACCCGGCCCGAGCGATCGTCCCGGCCCGACTGTGGGCGATGA